The Pasteurella multocida genome contains a region encoding:
- the recR gene encoding recombination mediator RecR: MQTSPLLEHLIESLRCLPGVGPKSAQRMAYHLLQRNRNGGMELARALTEAMSKIGHCSHCRTFTEEEVCTICNNPRRQHSGLLCVVEQPSDIQAIEQTGQFSGRYFVLMGHLSPLDGIGPKEIGLHLLQKRLQEESFHEVILATNPTVEGDATANYIAELCMQQNIKVTRIAHGIPVGGELEMVDGTTLTHSFLGRRQLG; this comes from the coding sequence ATGCAGACCAGCCCATTACTCGAACATTTGATCGAAAGTTTACGTTGTTTACCCGGTGTTGGACCAAAATCTGCTCAACGTATGGCATATCACTTATTACAACGTAATCGTAATGGAGGCATGGAACTTGCCCGCGCTTTAACGGAAGCGATGTCAAAAATCGGACATTGCAGCCATTGTCGTACTTTTACGGAAGAAGAGGTGTGCACGATTTGTAACAACCCTCGCCGTCAGCATTCAGGTCTACTTTGTGTGGTTGAGCAGCCGTCTGATATTCAAGCCATTGAACAAACAGGACAGTTTTCAGGGCGTTATTTTGTGTTAATGGGGCATTTATCACCATTAGATGGAATTGGTCCTAAAGAAATTGGTTTGCATTTATTACAAAAACGCTTGCAAGAAGAAAGCTTTCATGAAGTGATTTTGGCTACTAACCCAACCGTCGAAGGTGATGCCACAGCGAATTACATCGCAGAGCTTTGTATGCAACAAAATATCAAAGTCACCCGTATTGCGCATGGGATTCCAGTGGGGGGGGAATTAGAAATGGTGGATGGTACAACCTTGACTCATTCCTTTTTAGGACGTCGCCAACTCGGGTAA
- a CDS encoding YbaB/EbfC family nucleoid-associated protein — translation MFGKGGLGNLMKQAQQMQDRMQKMQEEIAQLEVTGESGAGLVKITINGAHNCRRVEIDPSLMEDDKDMLEDLIAAAFNDAVRRAEELQKEKMASVTAGMALPPGFKMPF, via the coding sequence ATGTTTGGAAAAGGCGGTTTAGGCAATTTAATGAAACAAGCGCAACAGATGCAAGATCGTATGCAAAAAATGCAAGAAGAGATTGCGCAGCTAGAAGTTACTGGGGAATCTGGTGCGGGCTTGGTTAAAATTACTATCAATGGTGCGCATAATTGTCGTCGCGTAGAAATCGATCCTAGTTTAATGGAAGACGATAAAGATATGCTTGAGGACTTAATTGCCGCAGCATTTAATGATGCAGTACGTCGTGCGGAAGAATTACAAAAAGAGAAAATGGCGTCAGTTACTGCCGGTATGGCGTTACCACCAGGCTTTAAAATGCCGTTTTAA